AATCTTGTTAAATCTTGTTTATTAGAGATTAATGAGTTGAAAATGAATTTAATGAACCTTGAAAAGGAAAAAAGTCTCTTAGAAAATGATGATCGGGCTGAAAAACTAGAAATTATCATTAATGAGAAACAAGCAGAGATAGCTAATCTTAAGGTTGATTTAAATAATTTAGAGACTTCTCTTAATAACAAAGAGAATATAATTCAAACTCAAGAAAACAAAATCAAAGATCTTAGTAATTTCAAAAACTCCTTTGATGATATTAAGGTAGCTCTTGAAAAGGATTTAAATAATTTCAAAACCCAAGAACTTAAAGAACATAATGAAAAACTTAAATCCTCATTAGCTACTGTAGTTGAAAAAGATAAAGAGATAAAATCTCTTATCGATGAAATTAAATCTTATAAAGAGAAAATTAAAGATTTAGAAAATAATATAGCCAGCAAAGATAATCTTTTAGAACTTCAAAGGGAAATTGATTCTAAAGATAATGAAATAAAAGTTTTAAAAGCAGCTGCTGTTGATGAAGAGGTTCTTAAATCTCTGAAAAAAGAGATTGAAGGTAAAGATAATAGAATCAAAGAACTTGAAGAAATACAAGCATCTTTTGAAGAAGTTAAAATAGCTTATGAAAATCGTTTAGATGGAAAAGACAAAAGAATAGAAGAACTTGAACAAATACAATCTTCTTTTGAAGAAATTAAATCTTCTCTTCAAAATGATATTAAACAATATAGGAGTAAAGAATTAGAAGAAATCAATTCTAAACTTCAATCTGCTCTTGATAAAATTTTAGAAAAAGATAATAAAATTAAATCTTTAACTGAAGATCTGGATGATAAAAAACTAGAATTAAGGAAAATTAAAGATAATAATATTTCTAAAGAAGAATATAATAAATTAAAAGAAGAAATTAATCGTAAAGATACTAAAATTAAAAAATTAGAAGAGATAAAAGGTTTGTTTTCTGATTTAAATAAAGATCTTTCTAATAAATATCAAGAATCACCAAATTCAGCTTCAAATCAAAGTTCATTAAATAATATCCAAAATAATGTGTCTAAAACTCAATCTAACGAAATTAAAAAGATTGAAAAAGCTAATAAAAATGAAATAAAAAAATTGAAAAATGAGCTTAAGTCTTGTAAAGAAGTTAATAAAGAGTTAGAAACAATTAAAAATAATTATAAAAAGCTAACTTCTTCACCAAAAAAAGATTTGACTTCTTTCCAATCTCAAATTTACTATTTAATCCCAGATAAACCTATGACTTCTCAAGATATCCATACATATATTCGTGAAATTGCTTTTAAAGATATTTCTTATAATAATATCTCTAATATTATAAAAGGTTTAGAACGTAAAGGATATTTAAAACCTGAAGATCCTAAGAATATTCCTGATGGTAATTGGATTAAAACAGATAAAAAATAGAAAATATAAAGTTTTATATTAATTATTTTGATTATTTCTTTTTATTTTTCAGCTTTTTACATTTTTATTTTTTTATCTTTTTACTTCTTTACTTTTTTTAACTTATATTTTAACTTTTTTAATCTATATAGTTGATTCATTATAATTTATTATTTTTTATTTTAATATTCAACAAAAGACCTAACATAAGAAGCTTCTGCATCAATATTCATTGGAATAAAATAAGAATAATATTTATCTTTTGTTAATTGGTCCATATTAGTTAAGTTTTCAACAATCCAAATATCATTTTTAAGAAACATTTTATGGATATGATTTTGACCTACTTTGTCTACTGAACATGTATCAATAGCTATTCCAGAAATTTCACTTTCTATTAATAGTTTAGCTAATTCTTTGGAGATATAAGGATTTTCATTGAAGTATATATCATTGTTCCAATGTTTGAACCATCCTGTGTTTAAAATAGCTATGTTTTCCAGTTGTTTTTCTATTTTAACATCATCAATTTTGATACATTTATTTATAATATCAACATCATTTTTCATTTTTATTATACTAGCTTTTCCAACAAGATTTTTAATATCTAAATCAGATACTTTTTTACCATTAGGAATATAATGATAAGGTGCATCAATATGTGTTCCTGTATGCAATCCTCCACTTATTTTAAAAAGAGAATAATCTTCGTCATTTGTTGTAATTTCTTTTAATCTAAATTCAGGATCTCCGGGATAAACATCCATTTTATCTATCATTTTATGGCTTAAATCTATATAATTCATGTTTTTACCTTTTATCATATTATCATATGATATTTATTGTTATTAAATAATATTGATATGTTTTTTATATTATTAAAAATTTTCAAATATAGATATAAAATATAGATATAAAATATTGTATAAAATATTTAAAATTAATAAAAAAATATTTATTTAAAATACATGATAATAAAAAAATATTATTAATTATTTTGTAAAACTTAAAACTAGTGAAAAATGATATTAAGATAATATTTAACTAATATTTAAAAATATTTAAATCCTATATAAATTATGTTATAAAATTAATGAATAATAATTAGTTAATATATTAAAATTAATTTTGTAAATATATTGATTAAAGATATAAAATAGATAATAAAATAAAATATATATTAAATTAATATTAGTAAAATAGTAAAATTTATATATAACCTCAAACCCACTTTATATTGTGAAATTTATTAAAATATTAAAATAATAGAAAATTTAATAAATTTTTAATATCTTTTAAATCAGCATTTTTTTTAGAAATTATCTTCTTTTTCCATTAATAATGGCATGCTTGTTACAAAAGATATTTTTATTAAATAACTATTAATTGTATTATATATTAATATATAATACACATTAAATGTCTATTAGACATTTAATATTAAATTTTAAAATAAATAATCTATAAATTATGAGGTGATTTAAATGGCAAATGGCCAAGGACAACCTATTTTAGTTTTACCAGAAGGTACTAATAGAATTTTAGGCAGAGATGCTCAAAGAAATAATATTTTAGCTGGAAAAGTTTTAGCTGAAACCGTAAGAACTACACTCGGTCCAAAAGGTATGGACAAAATGCTTGTAGATGGACTCGGAGATATTGTTGTTACTAATGATGGTGTAACTATCTTAAAAGAGATGGATATCGAACATCCTGCAGCTAAAATGCTTGTAGAAGTAGCTAAAACCCAAGAAGATGAAGTAGGGGATGGAACTACTACTGCAGTTATTATTGCTGGAGAACTCCTTAAAAAATCTGAATCCTTATTAGACATGGATATTCACCCAACCATCATAGCTATGGGTTACAGACAAGCAGCTGAAAAAGCTCAAGAAATATTAGAAGATATTTCTATTGATGATGTTGGAAAAGATACTTTAGTTAAAGTAGCTATGACTGCAATGACTGGTAAAGGAACTGAAAAAGCTCGTGAACCATTAGCTAATCTCGTAGTAGAAGCAGTTCAACAAGTAGCTGAAAATGGTGAAGTCGAATCTGATCATATTAAAATTGAGAAGAAAGAAGGTGCTACTGTAGATGAATCTACCTTAGTTCAAGGTGTAATCATAGACAAAGAAAGAGTACATCCTGGAATGCCTAAAGAATTAACTGACGCAAAAATAGCTTTAATCAACTCTCCAATTGAAGTAAAAGAAACTGAAATGGATGCAGAAATCAGTATCACTGACCCTGCTCAAATGCAAGCTTTCATTGAACAAGAAGAGAATATGGTTAAAGATATGGTAGCTAAAATCGCAGATTCTGGTGCAGATGTATTATTTGCACAAAAAGGTATTGATGATTTAGCACAACATTACTTAGCTAAAGAAGGAATCATGGCTGTAAGAAGAGTCAAAAAATCCGATATTGAAAAATTAGCTAAAGCTACTGGTGCTACTGTTGTATCTAATATTGATGATTTATCTCCTGAAGATTTAGGTTCTGCTGGAGAAGTAACTGAGAAGAAAATATCTGGCGAAGATATGATCTTTGTAGAAAAATGTAAAGAAGCTAAAGCTGTAACTTTACTCGTAAGAGGAAGTACTAAACATGTTGTAGATGAAATCCAAAGAGCTATCGAAGATGCTATTGGTGTAGTTTCTGCTACTGTTGAAGATGGTAAAGTTGTAGCTGGTGGTGGAGCTCCAGAAATAGAAATGGCAAAAAAATTAAAAGACTATGCTGAATCTATTAGTGGAAGAGAACAATTAGCTGTAACTGCATTTGCAGAATCTTTAGAAGTTGTTCCTAAAACTTTAGCTGAAAATGCTGGTCTTGATAGTATTGATTCACTAGTGGATCTTAGAGCTTCTCATGAAAACTCTCCTTATATGGGACTAAATGTCTTTGAAGGAAATGTTACTGACATGAAAGAAGCTGGTGTAATAGAACCTAAACGTGTTAAAAAACAAGCTATCCAGTCTGCTTCTGAAGCAGCTGAAATGATTTTAAGAATAGATGATGTAATTGCATCTGTTGGCGGTGGCGCACCTGATATGGGTGGTATGGATCCTGCTGCTATGGGCGGAATGCCTCCTATGATGTAATTTTAATATCTTTTATTTTTTATTTCTTTTTTTAATTTTCTATTTTTTTCTATTTTTTTCTCATATTGAGCTATTTTTTTCTATATTTTTTTCTATATTAAGCTATTTTTTTCTATATTAAGCTATTTTTTTCCATATTAAGCTATTTTTTTCTATATTTTGTTGATTATTAATTTTTCAAAAAAAAATTAAAAATTTTTAGTTTATTCATTTTAACTAAGTGTATAGAATTTATATAAATCGGTAATATTTTAATAAATTATAATATTATTTATAATTTATTCTCGAATAAATATCAATTATTTATTTTTATTTCGAAAAATTTATATGTTAATAAATATTATATAATACATGTTATTAATATAGATTATTTGTAATCTATAAAATATTTGTCTATAGAATAGTTATATTAGCTTAGACTAATAATTTGACTAAAACGATAATAATCTATTAAAAATTACACTCTAATTTACACAAATTTCTTAGAAACAATTATTCATCATAATAAAATCTTTCTAAAATCCCTCTAAAATCTTTCTAAAATCCCTCTAAAATTTATCTAGAATCTATCTAGGTAAAACTTTTTTTTAACAATAAATAAATAGTTTGATTTAGTTATTCGTCAATTAGATAGATATAATTAATAATTTTCATAATTGCATAATTTAATCATGGGTTAATCAAGTTTTTGATTAATTGGATTAAATTATATTGGGGGGTTTAAATCTAATTTTGAACTTTCAATTATGTATAAATGTACTATATAACTTTTCTTAAGATTATTAAATAATTTTGTTAAGTTATAAAGATATGTGGTTGAATTTAAATTATAGGGGGTTAATACATTAAAAAGATCCTATTAATGGTTTTTTTAATCATGACAATTTTTATAGGAGTCTCCTCTGTTTCTGCAGCAAATAATGTTACTATTACAGACTCTATGTCTCTTGAAACTATCCAATCTGCTATTGAAAATGCTAATGTTTTTGACAATATAATTTTTGAATCTGGAATTTATAATCAAATTTTAAATTTGAATATTACCAAAAACTTGAATATAATAGCTAAAACTGGAGTTAACATTGTTGGAAAAGGTACAGGCAATGCATTCAATATTTTGAGTAATACTACATCATTTACATTATCTGGTTTTAATATATCTAATTATACTAATGGTATTTACGGAAGGCTAGTAAATTTAGATGGAGCTAATATTACCGATAATATAATAAATGTAACAACAAATGGAATCTACATTTATAATGATAATGCTGGTAATTCTGTTGTTGGTGCAAATAATTCTAATTTCAGTAACAATACTATCACTACGAATACTCAGTATTCTAGAGGTATCATTTTAAGTGGTGGAAACTATACTAATAATACTATTAGTGATAATAATATAATCAATAATGGTAGTGTTAATTCGGATGGTTCAGTAGCAGGTATTTCTATATCTAATTTAGCTGATGGTGACATTATCGGAAACAATATTTCAAATAATTATATTGATTCAAATAATGGTGCAGGAGTTAGTATTTCTAATGGAAAATCTAATGGGTTTATTAAAGATAATACAATTTCCCACAACACCATAAAAAATAAGGCTAATAATCGGAATGGAATTTCTCTTGTAACATCAGCTAATAAAAATGGTTCAATTATAAACAACAAAATAACTAATAATAACATTGAATCTCGAGGAACTGCTATTGTTGTTTCAGGCCAAAAAGAATCCAGTAACAATGATATTTCAAAGAACAATATCAGAATCAAATCTGGTAATGCTTATAATAATAGTGGTGGAATATATATGACCAACACTCCTGATACAGTTGTTAAAGGCAATAAAATATATTCTAATAATATAAAATTTGATACAAATAATAGTGGTAATTTATATACTACTGCTGGTATTTGGATTATAAATGGAAAGTTGGTTGAAACTAATGAAATCTATAACAACATTATAAGTTCCTCAGATGCAAATGATAACAATGCAGGAATCCTTATCTATGATTCTACTAAGTATATTAACAATAAAATATACAATAATGATATTAGCAATTTATATTATGGGATACGAACTTGGTTGACTGATGATTTAAATATTTCATCTAACAATATTACTAATAATAATATAGGTATTTATCTTCATGGTAACAATAACAAAGTACTATCTAATAACTTACTAAACAATGTTGTTGGTATTTGGGTTGATGGCAATGCAAATTATTCTACCATTAACTACAATAGAATCTACAAAAACAGTGAATTTGGACTAATTAATGAAGGAAACAATACTAATGCAAATCTCAACTGGTGGGGAAAGAATATCATTGATTCTTTTATTAATGATACTAGTGTTGGTAAGAGTTTAACTCTTGATAACTGGTATGTTATTGCAATATCAGTTAATGATTATATTACTACTAAAACTGGCGAAAATGCTTACTTCGTTGAAGGAACTCCAGTTAGTATTGATATTTATCTAATACTAAACCAGCTTGTTGAACATTACAAAATGTTATTGCCTTATTTTGAGATCGATAGTTTTGGTGTAAATATTTTTAATAGTGGAGATACTAGGTTGACTATATTATCAGAATATTTCACTAATGGCAAAGCTGGAGATAAACATATAATCAGTTCTTTAGCAGATGATGAATTTGTTGATTTTACAATTGAATTCATAAAAGCTTATAGTCCACCATTTAGCCCAAATGGAACTGAAACCAATACAACTAATACAACTAATGAAACAGATGGAGACAAATCAGATCAAAAAGAAAATAACTCTAATGACTCTAGTAAAACTCTAACAATTGATCCAAAAAATTCTAAAGATGCTGTCTCTTCATCTAGCTTGGATAATCCAACTGTATCTGCAGCAATGAAGAACACAGGTATTCCTGTGGCTATTGTTTTAGCCATATTATTTGCTATATTTTCTGTTGTAAGCA
The Methanobrevibacter sp. TMH8 DNA segment above includes these coding regions:
- a CDS encoding cyclase family protein, which encodes MNYIDLSHKMIDKMDVYPGDPEFRLKEITTNDEDYSLFKISGGLHTGTHIDAPYHYIPNGKKVSDLDIKNLVGKASIIKMKNDVDIINKCIKIDDVKIEKQLENIAILNTGWFKHWNNDIYFNENPYISKELAKLLIESEISGIAIDTCSVDKVGQNHIHKMFLKNDIWIVENLTNMDQLTKDKYYSYFIPMNIDAEASYVRSFVEY
- the thsA gene encoding thermosome subunit alpha, which produces MANGQGQPILVLPEGTNRILGRDAQRNNILAGKVLAETVRTTLGPKGMDKMLVDGLGDIVVTNDGVTILKEMDIEHPAAKMLVEVAKTQEDEVGDGTTTAVIIAGELLKKSESLLDMDIHPTIIAMGYRQAAEKAQEILEDISIDDVGKDTLVKVAMTAMTGKGTEKAREPLANLVVEAVQQVAENGEVESDHIKIEKKEGATVDESTLVQGVIIDKERVHPGMPKELTDAKIALINSPIEVKETEMDAEISITDPAQMQAFIEQEENMVKDMVAKIADSGADVLFAQKGIDDLAQHYLAKEGIMAVRRVKKSDIEKLAKATGATVVSNIDDLSPEDLGSAGEVTEKKISGEDMIFVEKCKEAKAVTLLVRGSTKHVVDEIQRAIEDAIGVVSATVEDGKVVAGGGAPEIEMAKKLKDYAESISGREQLAVTAFAESLEVVPKTLAENAGLDSIDSLVDLRASHENSPYMGLNVFEGNVTDMKEAGVIEPKRVKKQAIQSASEAAEMILRIDDVIASVGGGAPDMGGMDPAAMGGMPPMM
- a CDS encoding right-handed parallel beta-helix repeat-containing protein; this encodes MTIFIGVSSVSAANNVTITDSMSLETIQSAIENANVFDNIIFESGIYNQILNLNITKNLNIIAKTGVNIVGKGTGNAFNILSNTTSFTLSGFNISNYTNGIYGRLVNLDGANITDNIINVTTNGIYIYNDNAGNSVVGANNSNFSNNTITTNTQYSRGIILSGGNYTNNTISDNNIINNGSVNSDGSVAGISISNLADGDIIGNNISNNYIDSNNGAGVSISNGKSNGFIKDNTISHNTIKNKANNRNGISLVTSANKNGSIINNKITNNNIESRGTAIVVSGQKESSNNDISKNNIRIKSGNAYNNSGGIYMTNTPDTVVKGNKIYSNNIKFDTNNSGNLYTTAGIWIINGKLVETNEIYNNIISSSDANDNNAGILIYDSTKYINNKIYNNDISNLYYGIRTWLTDDLNISSNNITNNNIGIYLHGNNNKVLSNNLLNNVVGIWVDGNANYSTINYNRIYKNSEFGLINEGNNTNANLNWWGKNIIDSFINDTSVGKSLTLDNWYVIAISVNDYITTKTGENAYFVEGTPVSIDIYLILNQLVEHYKMLLPYFEIDSFGVNIFNSGDTRLTILSEYFTNGKAGDKHIISSLADDEFVDFTIEFIKAYSPPFSPNGTETNTTNTTNETDGDKSDQKENNSNDSSKTLTIDPKNSKDAVSSSSLDNPTVSAAMKNTGIPVAIVLAILFAIFSVVSIRKRK